Below is a genomic region from Deltaproteobacteria bacterium.
AGTTTCTTGAGCGATTCGATCGCGGCGCGGGCGATCATCGCGCGGCTGAACTTCAATACCGATCTGTCCTGAGACATGGGATGATCCTCGAACCCGAAGACGGTTTACGGGTGAAAGAGCGTGAGGTGTTCGACGATCGGCCCGAGCGCGAGCGCGGGGATGAACGTCAGCGCGCCGACCAGCATCACGGTCGCCACCAGCAGCCCGACGAACAGCGGCGTGTGCGTGGGCAGGGTCCCGGCGCTTTGGGGCACGATGTTCTTTTTCCCAAGCGAGCCCGCGGCGGCGAGAACGGGCAGCATGATGAGGAAGCGCCCGGCCAGCATCGCGAACCCGAGGGCGTAGTTGTAGAAAGGCTGATTCGCCGAAAGCCCCGCGAACGCGCTGCCGTTGTTGCCGGCCGCGGACGAAAACGCGTACAGGATCTCGGAGAAACCGTGCGCGCCCGGGTTGGCGATCGCACTGGCGGCCTTGGGAATGAGCACGGCGGCGGCGGTCCCGACGAGGATCAGCAGGGCGGGAATGAGGATGACGACCGACGCCATCTTCATCTCGAATGCCTCGATCTTCTTGCCCAGGTACTCGGGCGTGCGGCCGATCATCAGCCCCGCCACGAAGACGGCGACGAACACGAACATCAGCAGGCCGTACAGCCCGCTGCCGACGCCGCCGAAGATGACCTCGCCGAGTTGGATCATCACGAGCGGCACCAGCCCGCCGAGCGGCATGAAGGAGTCGTGCATCGAGTTCACGGAGCCGTTCGACGCGGCGGTGGTCGCGGTCGCCCACAGGGCCGAGTTCGCGATGCCGAACCGCACCTCCTTGCCTTCCATGTTGCCGGCGGAGGCGTCCATGCCGAGCGCGGTGAGTTGCGGATTGGCGACGGATTCCGCCCACACCGCCGCGCCGAGCGCCGCCGCCGTGACGATCAGCATCGCCGCGTAGAGGACCCAGCCCTGCCGGGGACTGCGCGCCATGCGGCCGAAGGTGTACGTCAGCGCGGCGGGGATGAGCAGGATCGAGAGCATCTGAAGGAAATTCGACAGCGGCGTCGGGTTTTCGAGCGGGTGCGCCGAGTTGACGTTGTAGAATCCGCCGCCGTTGGTGCCGAGTTGCTTGATGGCGACCTGCGACGCGACCGGGCCGACGCTGATCGTCTGCTCCGTGACCACCTGACCATCGGCGCCGGCGATGGACTGCGTCAGCTCGACCGGCATATCCTTGTGGAAGGTCTGCGGAACGCCCTGCGCCACCAGCGCCAGCGCGAGCACGAGCGACAGCGGCGCGAAAATGTAGAGCGTGCCGCGGACGAGATCGCGCCAGAAGTTGCCGATCGTCAACGCGCTCCTGCGCGTCAGCCCGCGGATGAGCGCGACGAGCACGGCGATGCCCGCGGCGGCCGACACGAAGTTCTGGACGCCGAGGCCGAGCATCTGCGTGAGATGGCTCATCGTGCTCTCGCCGCCGTAGGCTTGCCAGTTGGTGTTCGAAACAAAGCTCGCCGCCGTGTTGAACGACAGATGGCGCGTGAGCCCACCGAATCCCTGTGGGTTGAGCGGGAGCACACCCTGAAGTCGCTGCAACGCATACAGCGCGACGAAATCAACCAGGCTGAATGCGCCCAAAGCCTTTGCGTAGGACTTCCAGTCCATTTCCTCGTCGCCGACGCCGCACACGCGATAGATAAAGCGCTCGACCGGGCCGAAGACGCGCGTCAGGAAGACGGGCTCACCTTCATAGACGCGGGCCATGTACGACCCGAGCGGCTTTACCGCCGCCGTCAGGACCGCGAAGAACAGAATGATCTGCGCGACATCGAATCCGCTCATGAAAACATCTCCGGCCGAAGCAGCGCCAGCGCGAGATAGATCGCGAGCGCGATCGACACGAATGCACCGAGTATTTCCATCGTGGGAATCCTCCTAGACTCGGTCGGCGAGACCGACGAGAAACCAGAATCCGACAAAGACCACAGCCAGTGACGCGATGGCGGTGAAAGCCATGGGATCCTCCGGTTCGTGATCCGAGCGGGGTTCTATCGCCGTCCGAATAAAAACGGGGTCAAAATCCGATTTTCGCGTATCAAGAATTCATAAATTTCGGGGGTGGGCGGCGGTCGGGACGTGGGGGATGCGGCTCACGCCGCGGCCAATGCGGCGCCGAAGACTTCACGGACGCCGCTCGTCGAACGCGCTGATAAGCAGGCGACCTGGCGAATTCAGCTTCGGAGAGAAGATCGGTTCAGGGGACGAAGACGCAGATGTCCTCCAGCCGATTACTGAGATGGCCCGCACCATCGGTCGCTTCCAGATCGAAGCAGATATCGTCGCCAAATGGCGTAATCCCCGTGAAGTCGATCGCGATTCCGACTTCTACGGGAGAATCGCAATCGGGAGCGTCGGGAGCGCCCTCGGTAAAGTCGTCCCAGTAGACGTCCCCCGCCAGCGCGGGTTCGCTGGTTCCCGCGATCCAAACGAAGATCTCGCCCCCGCTGAGATCGTTATTCGGATCGCAGACGTCCCAAATCAGCACGCTCAAGATCGCCCCATATCCATCGTCCTGCGCGGGATCGGGATCCCAGTAGGCGTTCGAAATCTCCGGCCCATCGGGCGACACGTCATCATCGTCGTCGGCATCGTCATCCCACGGGGGCTCTTCGCCGTTGATGCAGACGTCCTCGACGCAGTCGGCCCATTCGGCACACCCGTCCGTGTGCGTGTAACAGCCGAGCCAGCAGTCGGCGTTGTCCAGGTCGCACACGTCTTCATCGGTGAGGCCGGGGAAGCACTCCTGCGTGCTCCCGTCCAGCACGTCCTCGCAACTTTCGGCGTCGTCATCGTCCGACACGTCGTCGTCGACCGCATCGTCGTCGGAATCCTCGGAGCAGTTTGACCACGCGCAGTCGAGCCATTCGGCGCAATCCGAGGCCACGAGAAAACAGTTCGCCCAGCAAGATGCGTCGTCGCGCGAGCAGATCGTTGCCGATGCGCCGTCGCTCAGGCATGTCCCGTCGACCTGGGCCAGAACCTCGACGCATTGGTTGTCCGCGAGTTGGGAGTCATCGTCATCGTCGTCCGATTCCATCAATCCGTCGCCGGACAGCGAGCACGAGGACACGACCACAACAACCACGCACCAACGCCGCATGGAATCGAAGATATTCAACATGGAAAGTCTCCCTCGTCCGATGGCTGATTGTGATTATCTCACAAAACTGCGCGGTAGCGGAAAACATTTTTTTTTCGCACCCTCCGAGCTGTACCGGAGGGTGTTTTCGAAGCTTCGAACCACGAAAAACCCCGCCGGGGCGGCCCGGCGGGGTTTGTGTTTCGGAATTTGACGAAACGTCAGGGCACGATGACCTTGACCATCTCGACGTAGGGCCAGAACACGGACAGGGCGATGAACCCGATGATGAGGCCGAGGCCCACGATCAGGATCGGTTCGAGCAGCGTGCCGATGATCGCCGTCTCGTGATCGACTTCCTTCTGGTAGATCTCGGCGACCTGGTCGAGCACGTCGGGCATCGTGCCGGCGTCTTCGCCCACCGCGATGAGGTCGTGCACCATCGGCGGGAAAACCGCGTGACGCGCACACGATTCCTGCAGCGTACGTCCGCGCTCGACGTTGTCCTTGATGTCGGCGAAGGCTTCGTTGAAGAGCGTGTTGTCCATCGTGCGCTGGATGAGGTCGAGCGTACGCAGCATGGGCAGCCCCGCGCGCATCAGAATCGCCATCATCGAAGAGAACTGCACGACGTACACGTTGGTCAGAATGCGCCCGAAGATCGGCGTGACGAGCCGGATGCGGTCGAGCCACGGCTTGACGCCGCCGCGTTGATTGGCACGCCGGTAGATCAGATATCCCACGAGCACGACGACGGCGCCCATCAGCCAGAAATTCGTCAGGGCTTCGGACAGACCGACGACCACCTTGGTCGGCCAGGGCAGCGGCACCTTCGCGATCGCGAACTGTTTGGCGAAGATCGGGATCACCGTGGTGATGAGGACCAGTACGACGGCGATCGCCAGAATGAGCAGGAATAGCGGATACGTGATGGAGCGCTGCACCGTGCGCAGCATCTCTTCCTCGCGATCGCGGTACTCGGAGAGATAACTCGTCACCTTGACCAACGAGCCGCTCTCCTCGCCGGTGCGCATGACGTTGACGACCATCGTGTTGAAGACCTGCGGAAACCGACCGAGCGCCACCCACAGTTGCTCGCCGCGTTCCACGTCCTGCATCACGTGCGTCAAAACCTCTCGGAACTCCGACGAGCGCGCCCGCGACAGCAGGATCGACAGGCAGCGCGAGAGCGGCACGCCCGACCCCAGAAGAATCGACATCTGCCGCAGGAACACACTGATCGTTTTGCCGTCCACCTTGCGGCGCACGAATCGCGTCGGCCCGATGGGATCATCCGCCGGCGCAGCCATCGTCGGGCGCGCCGCGGGTTCCGCCTTCGCCTTGGGCGGCGGAACCGCCGACGACGCGTCCTCCTTCATTTTCTGCAGAATCGTCTCCTTGATCGACTCGCGAACCTGCTGCCCAGACGCGGGCCCGACCGCGTCGGCGGTCGCCGATTTCACGGCGCCGGTTTTGCCGGGATCGTTCGCTTTCGCCATGCCCGATCTCCTCTCGTGGCTCGTTCGATTCCGTCCGTTCAACCGATCACGCGAACAAACTCATCCACCGTGGTCACGCCCTCGCGCACCTTTTGCAATGCCGCCTCGTGCAACGGCGTCATGCCGTCCTCGACCGCGGCGCTCCGGATCGCCTCTTCCGATTCGTTGTTCATAATGAGAGTGCGGCAACGCGGCGTGACGGGGAAGACCTCGAAGACGCCCGTGCGTCCCCGGTATCCCGTACCCAGGCACGCGTCGCACCCGTCGCCCTTGCGAAGCGAATAACTCTTCCGCGCGTCCGCCTCGGTCACCCTGAGCGCCTTTTTCACGCTCTCCATCAGCTTCACCGACTTGGCGCACTCGGGACAGATCTTGCGTACAAGGCGCTGCGCCACCGCGCCGACAAGGGCGTTGGCGATGAGGAAGCGATTGATGTGGAAGTTCGCCAGCGTCGTCACCGCGCCGACCGCGTCGTTGGAGTGCAGCGTCGAAAAGACGAGCATGCCCGTCATGCCCGCGCGGATGGCGATGCGCGCCGTCTCCTCGTCGCGGATCTCGCCCACGAGGATGACGTTCGGGTCCTGACGAAGGATCGCGCGCAGGCCATGGACGAAGTCGAAGTTGACGCGGTAGTTGACCTCGATCTGGTTCGCGCCGGGGATGATGTACTCGATCGGGTCCTCGATCGTCATCACGTTGACCACGTTTTTGTCGATGTGCGAGATGCACGAATAAAGAGTGGTCGTCTTGCCCGAACCCACCGGTCCCGTGGCGAGGACGATGCCGTGAGGCCGGCGGATGAAGCCGTTCACGGTCTCGACGTCCTCCTCGTTCATGCCCAGTTCCTGGATACGCGTGAAGATCTTGCCGCCCTCGGCGAGACGGATCTCCATGCGTTCGCCGAAGTGCGTGGGCACGGTCGAGATGCGCATGTCGTATTCCGCGGCGTCGGTGCCGAAACGGAAGTGCCCGTCCTGCGGGAGGCGGCGCTCGGTGATGTCCATGTCGGCGAGGATCTTGATGCGCGACACGATCTCGCGGCCGGTGTTTTTGTCGACCTGCGCGACGAGGTAGAGGAATCCGTCCACGCGGTAGCGGATCTGAAAATCGTGGCGGCGCGGCTCGATGTGGATGTCGGTGGCGCGGGCCTCGACCGCTTTTTCCACGAGCGTCGCGACCAGCTCGACCGCCGAGTCGCTTTCGAACTGAAGAAGAGCGGAGGACCCGCCGCGGACAGGTTCGGCTTGGACTTCGGTCACGATCTCACCAGCCCCTTCGCGCCGCACCGTAGCACGGCAAAACGTCGAGATTTCCCCGTGTTTTCCACGTCCGGCAAAACTGACCGCCGGTCAGCGCTCCAGATCGGCGCAAGAACCGTCCGTTCCGGGCGACGTTTTTTGACTGAGCGAGAAAAGGGTTTTTACCACGGTGGCACGGCATTGGGAACGGGGTTCTCGAAAATTTTCGAGAAAATCGGCGCGACGCCGTTGTGACAGCCGATGGCGACCGTAACGCGCTTCAGTCGATGGGCGACAGCCCGTAGGGCGGTGCGGCGTTGACCAGCATCCCGGCGCGGCACTTCAGGCGCTGCGTGTTGAACGTCTCACCCGGCATGGCGCCGGTGATGGTGTACTCGCCCGGCGGCACGTTGACGAAGACCGCGCCGCCGTCGTGCGTCGTTTCGGTCAGGTCGCGCACGGGGATGTCGATCATCGGCCAGCCCGGGATCTCGATGATCTGGAAGTAAAACGGACCGTTCGCCGCCGGGAGCGGCGGATCGATGCTCACCTGCACGCCTTCGAGTCCCGGCGTGAACGGATCGCCGCCGTCCGGTGTCGCCGTGACCGCGATCTGGCAACGGTCGGGATCGAGCGCCTCCCACAACACGAGCGAGAGCAAACGAACGATGATGCGCGGCGGCACCTGAAACGTCAGGTCATCGATTCCGTCCACGTCCGGGACCACCGTGGGGGTCTGCGTCGGCCAGAAATCGGGATGCCGAATGACGAACGACGCGTCCTCGCCGACATAGAGACCGTCCATCGAGAAATACCCGTCGGCGTCCGTGACGACGACCGGAAGATCGGGCCGCTCCACCACCTCGACCTCGCCCGCCGCAAGGTGATCGAATGAGGGATCGAAACGAAACGCCCGGCCGCTCACGGTCGTCGTTTCGTACGTGTCGTCGTCGGCGTCGTCGTCGGAGTCATCATCCGCATCGTCATCGATATCGTCATCGGCTGAATCGTCATCCGCCGCGTCGTCATCCGCATCGTCGTCGGAATCATCATCCGTGTCGTCGTCCGCCGTGTCGTCGTCCGCCGTGTCGTCGTCCGCCGTGTCATCGCCCGAAACGTCGTCATCCGCGGACGCATCGTCGTCGTTCGCGGCGTCGCCGTCGGACGAATCGGAATCCCCTCCCCCGCCGCACGCGGCGATCGTCACGCAGACCATCGCCAACAAAATCCGAATCGTCATGTGCATCCCGTGGAATCGCGCGAAGTTTCAGTGCCTCGACAGCTCGCGGACGGCGAAGACGCGAAAGCCATGCTTTCGCCGCGCGCGCGTGTCGTACCCGACGGACCCATTGACGAGACGCAGGTACCCGTAGCCGAACAGGTTGTGCCGGTCGCTCCAGATCATGTCGCCCCGCGTGGTGAACGGCGCGGGCAAATTCTTCGGCCCCGCACCTTTTTCGCGAATCGAACGCAGTTCGCCGATCGTCGGCAAGCGCCAGTCGTCATGGCCGCCCGCACGCAGTTGCTGCACGAATCGCTGCGCATCGGCAACGAAGGTTTTCGAGTCGGGGCCGACGAACCACTCGAGCCCCGCGGCTCGGTCGAGTATCGAGCCGTAGTCCGTCAAGGAATACCGGGGAGTTCCCTCGGGCAATGTCTCCAAACGCGGGGGATGCCCGGTGCAGGCCGCCAGAGCGGAAACGATCAGGATGGCGAGGAAGATCTTGGCAGCGCGACGCAAGGGACCCATCTCCAACGACGGCACCTTAGCGGGAGCGCGTTTCGCAGGCAATCCCAGCAGTCATTGCCGGTGAGCCATGCACGGTGGGGCGTCGATCGGTCGGACCGTTCGCGAAATTCCCCGCGACGTCACGGCCGTGATACATTCCCGTCACGAACAATCGCCGACGTCGATTGCTTTTCGCGGACCGTCCGCTATAACCGACCTGTTTTCAAAGCCTCGTTTGGGGAGTCGTCGAATGTTGTGGAACCGTTCCCGGATGAACGTCCGGCGCGGCCCGGTTGCGATCGGTCTCGTGTCGATCATCGCCCTGATTTTCGTCGCCGCATGCGAGGACGCCGAGGAGTTTCGCGAAGCCCGCGCCTACAAGATCGACAGCCGATCGCAGCTCATCGGCGGCCCGAAGGCGCTGGGCACCCTCGGCGACTACATGCTCGAAAACGACAAGATCCGGGTCATCGTCAACGGCCAGCCCACCGACATGACCGGCGGCATGCCCAACAAGTGGGGCGGCGCGATCATCGACGCCGACATCCAGCGCGTGGAGAGTTTCTTCGACCCGGCGGTCGGCGGGAAAGACGCCCTGGTCGAGATCCTGCCCATCATGGACGTGAAGACCTTCGGCTACGACAACGTGTACGACAGCGGCCCCATCGTGCGCGTGCCGCAGGATGCCGTCGAGATCCTGCGCGATGGCGGCGACGGCAATACGGCCGAGGTGCGCGTGAAAGGCGTGATCCACGAACTCATCCCCTTGCTGCAACTCATCCCCGTGCCGCTCTCGTTCCTGCCCGTCGAGGCCGAGACGACGTACAGCCTCGCGCCCGGTGACAACTTCGTGAAGATTTCGACGACGTTTCGTCTGCTCAATCAGGACGGCAGCGAGCCGAGCGAAACGTTCGAGGTCCCGATTCGGCCGATCTCCGCGGACGACAACCCGATCGCCTCGATCCTGACCGGCGACGTCTTCGGCGACGCGCTCTTTTACGGCGATTCACTCGACGTCATCGGCCCCGGCCTCTTCGGATTCTCGTCGAGCTTCTTCATCGAAGACCTCTTCGACGCGGGACGCTCGACCTTCACCGACACGCCCGTCGTGGACTGGTCCGCGGGCGCGGGGGACGGCATCGGCTACGCGCTCGTCTCGCCGAACGGTCCGCTCTCGTTTCCGGTCATGGAGAGCTTTCTGACGATCGCCTTCCAGCAGCTCACCGAAGACGGCTACGCGTTCCCCAAGCCGGGAAGCTCGTACACTTACGAGCGCTTCCTCGTGGTGGATGAGGGCGACATCGGCGGACTGCTCGATCACGTCGTGGAAATCCGCGACTGGCCTTACGGTAAAGTCGAGGGGCGTGTGCTGGAAGAAGGGCTCGGGCGCGCCGCGAGCGACGTGAACGTGCTCGTCTTCAAGCATCCTCGTTTCACCGCGGACGGCAGCCTCGTGCCGTTCGTCGATGACTTCGACGAGATGAACTCCTATCTCAAGTCGCTCGACTCCGATTCCGTCGATACGCTTCGCCTCGTGCCGTACAGCCGTTTCAAGACGGATGTGCTGCGCGTCGATCAGGTCGCGGACGGCAGCTTCGCCGGACGGTTGCCGGTGAACGAGGAAACGCGCGAGGAGAATTACCTGCTCATGGTTTCCGGTCCGGGCAACGTGCGCGGCAAGCTGCTGCCGCTCCGAGTCCGCGACGGAGCAACGGAAAAGGTCTCGCTCACGCTGCCCGCCACCGGCAAGGTGAAATTCTCGGTACGCAGCCTCGATCCCGAGGGGCCCGCCGAGCCGTGCAAGGTCACCGTCATCGGCACGAACGGCGAGGCGATCGCCGATCCGATCATCGGCGAGGACTTTCTGCCGGCCGGCGAGGTGAAAATCGTCCACACGCTGAACGGCGAGGGCGAGGTCGATCTGCCCGCGGGCACCTATCGCCTCGTCGCGGGGCGCGGGCCCGAATACACCGTGGACGAAAAGACCGTCACCGTGACCGTGCTGGAGACGCAGACGGCCCACTTCACCATCGACCGCGTCGTCGACAGCTCCGGTTATGTCTCCGGCGACCTGCACGTGCACAGCAATTACAGCCCCGATTCGGGCGTGGTGCTCGAAAAGCGCGTGAAGTCGATCTTCGCCGAGGACGTGGACGTCGTCGCGAGTTCCGACCACGACGTCATCACGAACTATCGCCCTGCGCTCGAAGACCTCGGCATGGCAAGCCGCATCCTCTTCATGCCGGGCGACGAGCTGTCGCACTTCAGCTACGCGCACTTCAACGCCTACCCGCTGAAGTACGACCAGACGAAAATCTCCGGCGGCGCGCCGAACTGGCGGCTGCCGAGCCCTTCGACCACCCTGCCCGACGGCTCGGTGATGCCGATGTACACGCCGCAGGACTGCTTCGATGCGCTGCGTGCGCGCGGCGACCGCGACATGATCGACCAAGACCCCATGGTCGTCGTGAACCACGGGCAGGAGTCGTTCACCGGCTATTTCCGCGCATTCGGATTCGAGCAGAACTACGGCGTCTTCGACACGGCCGACATCCTCACCGCCCTCGATCCCGTCATCAATCAGGGCGAGTTTCTGGCCGAGGACCCGTCCGTGAATTTCTCGTGGGACTTCGACGGCATGGAGGTGCTCAACTCCAAGCGCTTCCACGACTTCCGTACGATCACCGTCGAGGAGGTGCCCGAGAACGACCTGGGCCAGCCCGGCCGCCCCGAGACGCCTTTCATCAACGCGATCGTGCGCACCGGCGACGAACAGCTCCGCATCAAGGACGGCGATCTGCGTCTCGACCACAGCAACCGCGGAATGATCGACGACTACTTCACCCTGCTCGCCCTGGGCAAACGCGTCACGGCCCTCGGCACCTCCGACACGCACTCCACGTCGTCCACCGAACTCGGCAAGTGCCGCACCTACGTCGCGAGCACCACCGATGCGCCGGAGTTCGTCGATCCCGACGAGTTCATCACGAACCTGAAAAACGGCCGGACGGTCGCGACCTGCGGCCCCTTCGTCGAAACGTGGGTAAACGGCCGCACGATGGGGTCGGACGTGTACGACGGCGACGGCGAGATCGAGCTGCGCATCAAGGCGCAGGCGCCGCAGTGGATGTCGCTGGATCGGCTCGAGATCTACGGCAACGGCGTACTGATCGGCGAGATCGGTCGCGACGCCACCGACCATTTCCTCGGTTGCCGCACGCAGGGCCTCGACATCGCGCCGGTGAATCGCGCGGTGCGTTTCGACGACAAGCTGACCTGCGAGGTGGAGCGCGACACCTTCATCAACGTCATCGCCGTCGGCTACGAGGGCATGACCCCGATGAGCAACCCGGTGGACGGGCCGACGGTCGAGATCACCGACTCCCTCATTCTCGGTGTCAATCAGCTTCTCGACTCCTGGCTCGGCCTGACGAATCTGCTCGCGCCCTCCACGGTCCTCGCGCGCAACCACGAGATCTACCCCTACGCGTTCACCGGGGCGATCTGGGTGGACACCGACGGCTACGACGCCGACGGCGACGGCCACGCCTACGATGGTCCGGGGTTCGTACCCGGTTGGTTCGACGACGACGAGCAATCGTCGATCGCGAAGTCGGGCGACCAAAAGACGTTGCTCTCGGTGGCCGCGGCCAAAGGCAAGATGTACTCGATGACCTCGGGACTGCGTTCGCCGCAAAAGGCCCACGCCGATGCCTTGGCCGAGCAGCGGGAGCGGGAAGAGAACGCGCGAGGGTGCGGCGCGATCTGGTAGCTTTGCGGCGCGATCTGGTGACGTAACAACACGGCAAGGTCGGAGCGAACGGGGTCGACAACGTCGATTCCGTTCTTTTTTTTTCATTCCTTCTGTTTCGCTCACTTGCGCCCGTTCGATATTTTCGATAAATTTCGAACTCGCCCTTTGGGGCTCTCCACCACCGGTGACGATGGATGAAGAATTCTGGACAGCCATGGTCCAATTGGATCGGGACCGTTGACTATCGGGCGGGTCGCGTGTTCGAGACCGACCGCGAAGACCGCCTCGCCGCACACATCGCCGAAACCGCCCGCGCCGGCGGACAACTCAAAGCCGTGGGCACGGGGCACTCTTGGTCGCCCATTACGCAGTCCGGCGATTCGGCGATCTTCCTCGGAGCCTTGACCGGTCTGACGAAGACCGATCGAGCCCAAAGGCTGGCGACGGCGTATGCCGGAATGACGCTCAAGGACTTTAACGCGGCGCTTTCGCGAGTCGGTCTCGCCCTGCCGAACCTCGGATCGATCAATCAGCAGTCCCTCGGCGGGATCGTCTCCACGGCCACGCACGGCACGGGCCTTCGTTACACGACCTTCGCGGGCCTCGTAAGGCACCTCCGCCTCGTCGATGGCCTCGGCAATACCCACGACATCACCGAGGAATCGAACCCCCGCTGGTTCCAGGCCGCGCGCTGCGGTTTGGGCGCGCTCGGCGTCATCACGCAGGTCACGTTGCAATGCGAGGATGCCTTCCGGCTGCACTGCGTCGAGGAGCTGATGAAGGTGGACGAGGTGCTCGAGCGGCTGGACGAACTGGTCGCCGAGAATCAGCACTTCAAATTCTGGTGGGTGCCGGGTACGCGGTGGGCGCTGACGTTCCGCCAGAATCGCACCGAGGAGCCGAAACGCAACGCGGGCTGGGGCCACCGGTGGTGGCATCGCATGTTCATGCGCAACTCCGCGCTCGAGTCGGGCCTCTCGTTCGCAGCGCGCGTCCCCGCCGCGC
It encodes:
- the kdpA gene encoding potassium-transporting ATPase subunit KdpA; amino-acid sequence: MSGFDVAQIILFFAVLTAAVKPLGSYMARVYEGEPVFLTRVFGPVERFIYRVCGVGDEEMDWKSYAKALGAFSLVDFVALYALQRLQGVLPLNPQGFGGLTRHLSFNTAASFVSNTNWQAYGGESTMSHLTQMLGLGVQNFVSAAAGIAVLVALIRGLTRRSALTIGNFWRDLVRGTLYIFAPLSLVLALALVAQGVPQTFHKDMPVELTQSIAGADGQVVTEQTISVGPVASQVAIKQLGTNGGGFYNVNSAHPLENPTPLSNFLQMLSILLIPAALTYTFGRMARSPRQGWVLYAAMLIVTAAALGAAVWAESVANPQLTALGMDASAGNMEGKEVRFGIANSALWATATTAASNGSVNSMHDSFMPLGGLVPLVMIQLGEVIFGGVGSGLYGLLMFVFVAVFVAGLMIGRTPEYLGKKIEAFEMKMASVVILIPALLILVGTAAAVLIPKAASAIANPGAHGFSEILYAFSSAAGNNGSAFAGLSANQPFYNYALGFAMLAGRFLIMLPVLAAAGSLGKKNIVPQSAGTLPTHTPLFVGLLVATVMLVGALTFIPALALGPIVEHLTLFHP
- a CDS encoding potassium-transporting ATPase subunit F is translated as MSDSGFSSVSPTESRRIPTMEILGAFVSIALAIYLALALLRPEMFS
- a CDS encoding type II secretion system F family protein yields the protein MAKANDPGKTGAVKSATADAVGPASGQQVRESIKETILQKMKEDASSAVPPPKAKAEPAARPTMAAPADDPIGPTRFVRRKVDGKTISVFLRQMSILLGSGVPLSRCLSILLSRARSSEFREVLTHVMQDVERGEQLWVALGRFPQVFNTMVVNVMRTGEESGSLVKVTSYLSEYRDREEEMLRTVQRSITYPLFLLILAIAVVLVLITTVIPIFAKQFAIAKVPLPWPTKVVVGLSEALTNFWLMGAVVVLVGYLIYRRANQRGGVKPWLDRIRLVTPIFGRILTNVYVVQFSSMMAILMRAGLPMLRTLDLIQRTMDNTLFNEAFADIKDNVERGRTLQESCARHAVFPPMVHDLIAVGEDAGTMPDVLDQVAEIYQKEVDHETAIIGTLLEPILIVGLGLIIGFIALSVFWPYVEMVKVIVP
- a CDS encoding type II/IV secretion system protein, coding for MTEVQAEPVRGGSSALLQFESDSAVELVATLVEKAVEARATDIHIEPRRHDFQIRYRVDGFLYLVAQVDKNTGREIVSRIKILADMDITERRLPQDGHFRFGTDAAEYDMRISTVPTHFGERMEIRLAEGGKIFTRIQELGMNEEDVETVNGFIRRPHGIVLATGPVGSGKTTTLYSCISHIDKNVVNVMTIEDPIEYIIPGANQIEVNYRVNFDFVHGLRAILRQDPNVILVGEIRDEETARIAIRAGMTGMLVFSTLHSNDAVGAVTTLANFHINRFLIANALVGAVAQRLVRKICPECAKSVKLMESVKKALRVTEADARKSYSLRKGDGCDACLGTGYRGRTGVFEVFPVTPRCRTLIMNNESEEAIRSAAVEDGMTPLHEAALQKVREGVTTVDEFVRVIG
- a CDS encoding DUF1566 domain-containing protein, translated to MRRAAKIFLAILIVSALAACTGHPPRLETLPEGTPRYSLTDYGSILDRAAGLEWFVGPDSKTFVADAQRFVQQLRAGGHDDWRLPTIGELRSIREKGAGPKNLPAPFTTRGDMIWSDRHNLFGYGYLRLVNGSVGYDTRARRKHGFRVFAVRELSRH
- a CDS encoding PHP domain-containing protein, encoding MLWNRSRMNVRRGPVAIGLVSIIALIFVAACEDAEEFREARAYKIDSRSQLIGGPKALGTLGDYMLENDKIRVIVNGQPTDMTGGMPNKWGGAIIDADIQRVESFFDPAVGGKDALVEILPIMDVKTFGYDNVYDSGPIVRVPQDAVEILRDGGDGNTAEVRVKGVIHELIPLLQLIPVPLSFLPVEAETTYSLAPGDNFVKISTTFRLLNQDGSEPSETFEVPIRPISADDNPIASILTGDVFGDALFYGDSLDVIGPGLFGFSSSFFIEDLFDAGRSTFTDTPVVDWSAGAGDGIGYALVSPNGPLSFPVMESFLTIAFQQLTEDGYAFPKPGSSYTYERFLVVDEGDIGGLLDHVVEIRDWPYGKVEGRVLEEGLGRAASDVNVLVFKHPRFTADGSLVPFVDDFDEMNSYLKSLDSDSVDTLRLVPYSRFKTDVLRVDQVADGSFAGRLPVNEETREENYLLMVSGPGNVRGKLLPLRVRDGATEKVSLTLPATGKVKFSVRSLDPEGPAEPCKVTVIGTNGEAIADPIIGEDFLPAGEVKIVHTLNGEGEVDLPAGTYRLVAGRGPEYTVDEKTVTVTVLETQTAHFTIDRVVDSSGYVSGDLHVHSNYSPDSGVVLEKRVKSIFAEDVDVVASSDHDVITNYRPALEDLGMASRILFMPGDELSHFSYAHFNAYPLKYDQTKISGGAPNWRLPSPSTTLPDGSVMPMYTPQDCFDALRARGDRDMIDQDPMVVVNHGQESFTGYFRAFGFEQNYGVFDTADILTALDPVINQGEFLAEDPSVNFSWDFDGMEVLNSKRFHDFRTITVEEVPENDLGQPGRPETPFINAIVRTGDEQLRIKDGDLRLDHSNRGMIDDYFTLLALGKRVTALGTSDTHSTSSTELGKCRTYVASTTDAPEFVDPDEFITNLKNGRTVATCGPFVETWVNGRTMGSDVYDGDGEIELRIKAQAPQWMSLDRLEIYGNGVLIGEIGRDATDHFLGCRTQGLDIAPVNRAVRFDDKLTCEVERDTFINVIAVGYEGMTPMSNPVDGPTVEITDSLILGVNQLLDSWLGLTNLLAPSTVLARNHEIYPYAFTGAIWVDTDGYDADGDGHAYDGPGFVPGWFDDDEQSSIAKSGDQKTLLSVAAAKGKMYSMTSGLRSPQKAHADALAEQREREENARGCGAIW
- a CDS encoding FAD-binding protein, whose translation is MKNSGQPWSNWIGTVDYRAGRVFETDREDRLAAHIAETARAGGQLKAVGTGHSWSPITQSGDSAIFLGALTGLTKTDRAQRLATAYAGMTLKDFNAALSRVGLALPNLGSINQQSLGGIVSTATHGTGLRYTTFAGLVRHLRLVDGLGNTHDITEESNPRWFQAARCGLGALGVITQVTLQCEDAFRLHCVEELMKVDEVLERLDELVAENQHFKFWWVPGTRWALTFRQNRTEEPKRNAGWGHRWWHRMFMRNSALESGLSFAARVPAALGMVQRMITMGTPKRREYVDASHEVFNFPVNVKHWESEFALPIQAARAGFEALRELIDREHIRIGFITECRFVGRDAAWLSPAHGRDTAYIGAFQYHGMPYKDYFRVFSREMHAFDGRPHWGKMHDLSGREIASGYAHWDDFRQVRAELDPKGVFLNRYLKDVFDV